One Cryobacterium psychrophilum DNA segment encodes these proteins:
- a CDS encoding GtrA family protein produces the protein MTVSINRSRLLSLTTQVGKFGAVGLVGFVVDMSVFLLLRTTVFTPENIHAGPIYAKIVSTSLAIIANWIGNRYWTFGEHRQSRALREGLEFLAVSLAGMGIGLACLWMSHYVLGYTSVMADNISSNVIGLALGSIFRFVLYRYWVFSPSRRGALDGLESDLAASGPTPLELDALELHAVRRKAPRTN, from the coding sequence GTGACAGTCTCGATCAACCGTAGCCGCCTCCTGAGTCTCACGACTCAGGTCGGTAAGTTTGGCGCGGTCGGACTCGTCGGTTTTGTCGTCGACATGAGCGTCTTCCTGCTGCTGCGCACGACCGTCTTCACACCGGAGAACATCCATGCCGGCCCGATCTACGCCAAAATTGTCTCCACCTCGTTGGCGATCATCGCCAACTGGATCGGCAACCGCTACTGGACCTTCGGCGAACACCGGCAGAGCCGCGCCCTGCGCGAAGGCCTCGAATTCCTGGCCGTGAGCCTCGCGGGCATGGGGATCGGCCTCGCCTGCCTGTGGATGAGCCACTACGTGCTCGGCTACACGAGCGTCATGGCCGACAACATCTCCTCGAACGTGATCGGTCTTGCGCTCGGATCCATCTTTCGCTTCGTGCTGTACCGCTACTGGGTGTTTTCACCCAGCCGACGCGGAGCCCTGGACGGGCTTGAGTCCGACCTGGCTGCATCGGGGCCCACTCCCCTGGAGCTCGACGCTCTGGAGCTGCACGCCGTTCGCCGCAAGGCACCCCGGACGAATTAG
- a CDS encoding 5-(carboxyamino)imidazole ribonucleotide synthase, which produces MALTVGVIGGGQLARMMIPAAVALGIDLRVLAEHEGMSAALAATGVGDYRDLDTVVAFADTVDVITFDHEHVPQEILRELVRRGVPVHPGPDALLYAQDKLLMRERLTELGLPVPDWARIENSEQLGAFLAEHGGRAVVKTARGGYDGKGVRVVAHEHEADDWFAALAEDANGGALLVEELVEFRRELAQVVARRPSGETALWPVVETVQRGGVCAEVIAPAPSSVGRVADVAADIAVAVAEGIGVTGVLAVELFETTDDRLLVNELAMRPHNSGHWSIDGATTSQFEQHLRAVLDLPLGATRARDTWSVMVNVFGGPADGTLGDRYGQALAAHPMVKVHNYGKASRPGRKVGHVTTGGEDLDDVMYRARATAAFLQD; this is translated from the coding sequence ATGGCTTTGACCGTTGGTGTGATTGGCGGTGGCCAGCTGGCCCGAATGATGATTCCCGCTGCCGTGGCGCTGGGGATCGACCTGCGGGTGCTCGCCGAGCACGAGGGCATGTCCGCCGCACTGGCTGCGACCGGCGTGGGCGACTACCGCGACCTTGACACGGTGGTGGCCTTTGCTGACACCGTCGACGTGATCACCTTCGACCACGAGCACGTTCCGCAGGAGATTCTGCGCGAGCTCGTGCGGCGCGGAGTTCCGGTGCATCCGGGCCCCGACGCCCTCCTCTACGCGCAGGACAAACTGCTGATGCGGGAACGACTCACCGAGCTGGGGCTCCCTGTTCCTGACTGGGCTCGGATCGAGAACTCCGAGCAACTCGGCGCTTTTCTCGCCGAGCACGGCGGCCGGGCCGTGGTGAAGACCGCTCGCGGTGGATACGACGGCAAGGGTGTGCGCGTAGTGGCGCACGAACACGAGGCCGACGACTGGTTCGCCGCGCTCGCCGAAGACGCCAACGGTGGCGCGCTGCTCGTGGAAGAACTCGTGGAATTTCGTCGTGAGCTCGCCCAGGTGGTGGCGCGCCGCCCCTCCGGAGAGACCGCGCTCTGGCCGGTCGTCGAGACGGTGCAACGCGGGGGAGTGTGCGCCGAGGTCATCGCCCCGGCCCCCAGCTCGGTCGGACGCGTCGCCGACGTGGCCGCCGATATCGCCGTCGCCGTTGCCGAGGGCATCGGTGTCACGGGCGTGCTCGCTGTGGAACTCTTCGAGACAACGGATGACCGTTTGCTTGTGAACGAGCTGGCCATGCGTCCTCATAACAGCGGCCACTGGTCCATTGACGGGGCAACGACGAGCCAGTTCGAGCAGCATCTGCGTGCCGTGCTCGACCTGCCGCTGGGTGCGACGAGGGCCAGGGACACCTGGTCGGTCATGGTGAACGTTTTTGGGGGACCAGCCGACGGCACTCTTGGCGACCGGTACGGTCAGGCCCTCGCGGCGCATCCGATGGTCAAAGTGCACAACTACGGCAAGGCGAGCCGCCCCGGTCGCAAGGTGGGGCACGTGACGACCGGCGGCGAGGATCTCGACGACGTCATGTACCGTGCGCGCGCCACTGCGGCGTTCTTGCAGGACTGA
- the purE gene encoding 5-(carboxyamino)imidazole ribonucleotide mutase produces the protein MGSDSDFTVMSAAVQVLRDFGVPCEVQVVSAHRTPHEMIAYGETAHERGLRVIIAGAGGAAHLPGMLASVTTLPVVGVPVPLGLLDGMDSLLSIVQMPAGVPVATVSIGGARNAGLLAVKILATSDDSLRVKLEEFIRGLGEQAKQKNRDLQARL, from the coding sequence ATGGGCTCTGACTCGGACTTCACCGTGATGAGTGCCGCCGTGCAGGTGCTGCGTGACTTCGGCGTGCCCTGCGAGGTTCAGGTCGTGTCGGCGCACCGCACGCCACACGAGATGATCGCCTATGGAGAGACCGCTCACGAGCGTGGCCTCCGCGTGATCATTGCCGGTGCCGGTGGGGCCGCGCACCTGCCCGGAATGCTCGCCTCCGTGACGACGCTGCCCGTTGTGGGCGTTCCCGTGCCGCTCGGGCTGCTCGACGGCATGGACTCGCTGCTCTCCATTGTGCAGATGCCGGCCGGCGTGCCGGTGGCGACCGTGTCTATCGGGGGCGCGCGCAACGCCGGGCTGTTGGCGGTGAAAATCCTCGCCACGAGCGACGACTCGCTGCGGGTCAAGCTGGAGGAGTTCATTCGCGGCCTCGGCGAGCAGGCCAAGCAGAAGAACCGCGACTTGCAGGCGCGCCTATGA
- a CDS encoding LCP family protein: MTKRAWWLVVLNVALPGSVQVLAGNRRLGRFGLGATIAFALLAAVTVAVYVLWPEIFLTIFTNTYGLWAAALALAFYGVVWLILTLDTLRLVRLVRAGPRARPTIALLTTAVMVLVSGTAGYGAYVAMTASGFLSSVFVAGPTEPPIDGRYNVLLLGGDAGADRDGLRPDSISVVSVDATTGQATTISLPRNLQNVPFSAGSALGELYPEGYGAIDGCDTDACQFNSIYTEAEVKRSFLYPDAAAQGSSPGIQATIEAAQGITGLTIQYFVLIDMQGFSDLIDALGGIDIDVQNRVPVHTDETFTKVLFWFEPGEQHMDGYHALWFARSRHGTSDYDRMQRQTQMQEALLAQANPANVLTKFQAVAKAGKQVVKTDVPQGMLGYFVNLAAKTKTLPINAVPLIPENGVDPENPDYAAIKVLIDAALAPVPTPTP; this comes from the coding sequence ATGACCAAACGGGCCTGGTGGCTCGTTGTACTCAACGTGGCCCTGCCCGGCTCGGTGCAGGTGCTCGCCGGTAATCGCCGCCTCGGCCGATTCGGTCTCGGTGCCACGATCGCCTTCGCCCTGCTCGCCGCGGTGACGGTGGCCGTGTATGTGCTGTGGCCGGAGATTTTTCTCACGATTTTCACCAACACCTACGGTCTCTGGGCGGCGGCCCTCGCCCTCGCGTTCTACGGCGTGGTGTGGCTGATACTCACGCTCGACACCTTGCGACTCGTGCGGCTGGTGCGCGCCGGACCAAGAGCACGACCGACTATTGCGCTGCTGACGACCGCCGTGATGGTGCTCGTGAGCGGCACAGCGGGGTATGGCGCGTATGTCGCCATGACCGCCAGCGGGTTTCTCTCCTCGGTGTTCGTCGCCGGGCCCACGGAGCCGCCCATCGACGGCCGGTACAACGTGCTGCTGCTTGGTGGCGATGCCGGGGCCGACCGCGACGGGCTCCGCCCCGACAGCATCTCGGTGGTCAGCGTTGACGCGACGACCGGCCAGGCGACGACGATCAGCCTGCCGCGCAACCTGCAGAACGTGCCGTTCTCCGCCGGGTCGGCGCTCGGCGAACTGTACCCGGAGGGATACGGTGCCATTGACGGCTGTGACACGGATGCCTGCCAGTTCAACTCCATTTATACCGAAGCGGAGGTGAAGCGGTCATTCCTGTACCCCGACGCCGCCGCCCAGGGGAGTAGCCCCGGTATCCAGGCGACGATTGAGGCGGCGCAGGGCATCACCGGGTTGACGATCCAGTACTTTGTGCTGATTGACATGCAGGGTTTCTCCGACCTGATCGACGCGCTCGGCGGGATCGATATCGACGTGCAGAACCGGGTACCGGTACACACCGATGAGACCTTCACGAAGGTGTTGTTCTGGTTCGAGCCGGGCGAGCAGCACATGGACGGGTATCACGCGCTGTGGTTTGCCCGCTCCCGGCACGGCACGAGCGATTACGATCGCATGCAGCGCCAGACGCAGATGCAGGAGGCGTTGCTCGCCCAGGCGAACCCGGCGAACGTTCTGACGAAATTCCAGGCCGTGGCGAAGGCCGGCAAACAGGTGGTGAAAACGGATGTCCCGCAGGGCATGCTGGGGTACTTCGTGAATCTGGCGGCGAAGACGAAGACCCTGCCGATCAACGCGGTCCCGCTCATCCCGGAGAACGGGGTGGACCCCGAGAACCCCGACTACGCCGCCATCAAGGTTCTCATCGACGCTGCGCTGGCCCCGGTGCCCACTCCCACGCCGTAG
- a CDS encoding glycosyltransferase family 4 protein, with protein sequence MITLRVVVDQMVAPVPGSVGRYTEELTRALIETAPAGCEVQGIVSSSPVDQYEKIEAALPGLVSLTKTTLARRELAVAWSLGVTASSGSGMIHAPSLLAPLRRHDRLSDGTQVAVTIHDVMAWTHPESLTPTTVAWTKTMAKRARKYADAIVVPSHAVATQLTEIMDFGDRVRVIGSAVGSGLVLPSGSLVSGRVAALGLPSAYIAATGTLDPRKGITALITALGLPGAPDLPLVVIGPDSWGELDIASVADEAGLEPGRVRAVSGLSDEDLAIVIARAAVFVYPSLEEGFALPIIEAFHLGTPVVHSDAPALVEAAGDAGLVVARADAEGYSERLAAALSRVLTETELEQRLRIYGSDRAKAFSWRDSAELVWQLHADL encoded by the coding sequence ATGATCACCCTCCGTGTTGTCGTCGATCAGATGGTCGCGCCCGTTCCCGGTAGCGTCGGCCGCTATACCGAGGAACTGACCCGCGCGCTCATCGAGACGGCACCGGCCGGGTGCGAGGTGCAGGGCATTGTCTCGTCGTCCCCCGTCGACCAGTACGAGAAGATCGAGGCCGCGCTGCCCGGCCTGGTCTCGCTCACGAAGACCACGCTCGCGCGGCGGGAACTCGCCGTGGCGTGGAGCCTGGGCGTGACAGCGTCATCCGGCTCTGGCATGATCCATGCGCCGTCGCTGCTCGCGCCGCTGCGTCGCCACGACCGGCTGAGCGACGGCACGCAGGTGGCCGTGACCATTCACGACGTGATGGCCTGGACGCATCCGGAGTCGCTCACACCCACGACGGTGGCATGGACGAAGACCATGGCGAAGCGTGCCCGCAAGTACGCCGACGCCATCGTGGTGCCGAGCCATGCCGTCGCCACCCAGCTCACCGAGATCATGGACTTCGGCGACCGCGTGCGCGTGATTGGCAGCGCGGTGGGCAGCGGACTGGTTCTTCCCTCGGGCTCACTCGTGTCCGGCCGCGTGGCCGCCTTGGGGCTTCCGTCGGCGTACATTGCAGCGACGGGAACGCTCGACCCGCGCAAGGGCATCACCGCGCTGATTACGGCGCTGGGACTCCCCGGAGCGCCGGACCTGCCGCTGGTCGTGATCGGCCCGGACTCGTGGGGCGAACTCGACATCGCGTCGGTCGCCGACGAGGCGGGGCTCGAGCCCGGCCGGGTGCGGGCAGTGTCGGGACTCAGCGATGAGGATCTCGCGATTGTCATTGCTCGCGCCGCCGTCTTCGTGTACCCGAGCCTGGAGGAGGGTTTCGCGCTGCCCATCATTGAGGCGTTCCACCTGGGGACACCCGTCGTGCACTCCGACGCCCCCGCGCTCGTCGAGGCGGCCGGCGATGCCGGGTTGGTCGTGGCGAGAGCGGATGCCGAGGGATACTCGGAGCGGTTGGCTGCGGCGTTGTCGCGGGTACTGACCGAGACCGAGCTGGAGCAGCGCCTGCGCATCTACGGCAGCGACCGCGCCAAGGCGTTCAGCTGGCGAGACTCCGCCGAACTCGTCTGGCAGCTACACGCGGACCTGTAA
- the rfbD gene encoding dTDP-4-dehydrorhamnose reductase, translating to MKYLITGASGMLGRDLQAALAGHTVTALTRENLDVTDLDAVTAAVEGHDVVINAAAYTKVDDAETNEDAAYAVNAVGAKNLAVASSVAGVRLVQVSTDYVFNGSATTPYAENTPLDPISAYGRTKAAGEEFVLAKNAPASYIVRTAWLYGQHGPNFAKTMLRLAETHDTVSVVNDQFGQPTWTSDLAAQIVYLLDADAPAGVYHGTNSGKTTWFDFARAVFVSAGLDPARVLPTDSSAFVRPAPRPAYSVLGHDAWRAAGLEPMRPWEEALTEAAAEGAFRTE from the coding sequence ATGAAGTATTTGATCACCGGCGCATCCGGCATGCTTGGCCGCGATCTGCAGGCGGCGCTGGCCGGCCACACCGTGACCGCGCTGACGCGCGAGAACCTCGATGTGACCGACCTCGACGCTGTCACAGCCGCGGTTGAGGGCCACGACGTGGTGATCAACGCGGCGGCCTACACGAAGGTGGACGACGCCGAAACGAACGAAGATGCGGCCTATGCCGTGAACGCCGTGGGTGCCAAGAACCTGGCGGTCGCGTCATCCGTTGCCGGTGTGCGTCTCGTTCAAGTGTCGACGGACTACGTGTTCAACGGCAGTGCCACCACCCCGTACGCCGAAAACACGCCGCTCGACCCGATCAGCGCGTATGGGCGCACGAAGGCCGCCGGCGAGGAGTTTGTGCTCGCCAAGAACGCGCCCGCTTCGTACATCGTGCGCACCGCCTGGCTCTACGGCCAGCACGGCCCCAACTTCGCCAAGACGATGCTGCGTCTGGCCGAGACGCACGACACGGTGAGCGTGGTGAACGACCAGTTCGGCCAGCCCACCTGGACCAGCGACCTCGCCGCACAAATCGTCTATCTGCTCGACGCGGATGCCCCGGCCGGCGTTTATCACGGCACCAACTCCGGCAAGACCACCTGGTTCGACTTCGCCCGAGCCGTCTTCGTGTCGGCCGGACTCGACCCCGCGCGCGTGCTGCCCACGGACAGCTCCGCCTTCGTGCGTCCCGCGCCCCGGCCGGCGTACTCCGTGCTCGGCCACGACGCCTGGCGCGCGGCCGGCCTCGAGCCGATGCGCCCATGGGAGGAGGCCCTCACCGAGGCCGCCGCCGAAGGAGCGTTCCGCACCGAATGA